In Erythrobacter sp. KY5, the DNA window GACGCAGGACATCGATCAACGCTTCGATGTTTCTGGGCTTCAGGCCGACGCGCTTGCCGGGACTCTGGCACTCGACGGCGCTTTGCCGACGAGCGCCGATGCCGGGTTCGACACTGCATTCACACGCTCTATCTCGGGCGAGACGCTGACGACCCTGCGCGGTCCCATCGCCAACTTGCCGGGCGGAGAGCTTCTGGCGACATTCGATGGGGGAGGGAACTGGCAAAGGATCGAAAGCGAAGACACGCGCTCGCTGAACGATATCGGCCTGACCCGCCGCGTGCTCACAACCGGTGCCAATTTCGTGGTTCCGATCACGAGCCGCCGGAACGGGTTCGCGGATGCACTTGGTAGCTTTACCCTGAACGCGCAGATCGGGATCGACGATATCTCCGATTTCGGCACGTTGGGAGATTACACTCTCGGCCTGACCTGGGCGCCGTTCGACAATCTCGACCTTTCCGCGACCTATATTGTGCGCGAAGTCGCACCGGGTCTGGGCGCGCTGGGTAATCCTCAGGTCGTCAACCTGAATACGCCCGTCTTCGATTTCACCAATGGCGAAACCGTGCTTGCGACCGTCATCACGGGCGGCAACCCGGACTTGCTCGCCGAAACACAGCGTGACTGGAAGTTCGCGGCCAACTGGGAGCTTCCATTCTGGTCAGGCACGCGCTTTACGGTTGAATACATTCGCAACCGTTCGGATGACGTGATCGCAGGCTTCCCGCAGATCACGCCTGAGATAGAGGCGGCGTTTCCGGGCCGCGTCATCCGCGATGGCGGTGGGCAGATTGTTTCGGTCGACCGCCGTGCGGTAACCTTTGCCGAGACGCGCGCGGATCGCTTGCAATTCAGCCTGTTTTTCCGGGGTAGCATAGGCGCTGGTGAGCAGCGCGGTGGGCCTCCCGGTGGTGGAGGCGGACCGCAGCGTGGGCGTCCGCCGCAGGCTTCGGGTTTAGGCTCCGGCGGACCGCCCCAAGGCGCTCGCGGTCCCGGTAATGGTGGCGGACCGCCCAGCGCGGAGCAGCGCGAGGCCTTCATGCAATTCCGGGAACGGATCTGCGCCGATGATGGTCTCGAAGTGCTGACCCGGCTTGCCGATGCTGTTGCCAATGGGGAGGACCCTTCCACGATCGTTCCCGGTTTCGATGCACAGCGTTTTGCGCGCCTGCTCGACCGTGTGCGCGGCGAAGACGGCGAGATCGATCCTGAGCGACTTGCGCAGGCCCGCACCCGGATTTGCAGTTTCGACCCGGCGAGCATGGGGCCAGGGGCAAGCAGCGGGAGCGGCGAGGGCGGATCTCCGGGCGCGCCGGGTGGTGGACGCCGCGAAGGCTTTGCTGCCTTCCGCGCGATCGCCTGTGCGCAAGATGGTGCCGAACGGATCAAGGACCTGATCGCCCGCATTGACGCAGGCGAGGACGTCTCGGATGAGCTACCCGGTTTCGATCCGGCCATGGCAGGGCCGATGCTCGACCGGTTGCGCGATGAAGATGGGAACATCTCCGACGAACGCATTGCGCAGCTTCGCGGTCGTTTTTGCCAGGGCGGTGAAGGCGGACAAGGAGGCGGTCAGGGCGCGAGTGCAGGAGGCGGCGGTCCTCCGGGCGGCTTCAATCCGCTTGCGCGCCGCAGTTTCCAGGGTTTCCGCTATTTTGTGTCGCTCAACCACACGATTGAGCTGGAAAACGAGATCCTGATCGCGCCGGGCCTTGCGCCGCTGGATCAGCTCGATGGTCAGGGAACGGGCGCGTTTGGACTACCGCGTCATTCATCGCGGCTTGAGGCGGGCATCTTCGGCTCTGGCGTAGGGATGCGGCTCTCGGGGCGTTACACCGGATCAACCCGGCTTGACGGTACGGGCCAGCCGGGGTCGGCCGACCTGTTCTTCGGCGATCTCGCAACCTTCGACCTGCGCGTTTTTGCGAATATCGACGAGGTGTTCAAAAGCGAAAGTGAGGTGCTGAAGAACCTGCGCATATCCCTGCGCGCCGACAACGTCTTCGATGCTCAGCGGCAGGTGATCGACAGCAACGGCGAGACGCCGATCAACTTCCAACCCTTCCTGATCGACCCTGTGGGCCGATTTGTCGGCGTCGACATCCGAAAGCTGTTTTAATCCCGAAGCGAAGCGAGCCTCGCGCTTAGTTCACGCTCAGCTTCGGGAACAGCCAGCGCTGGAAAAGCGAGGGCGAAAAGGGCTGCCATCCGCCTTCATTTTGCGAGAGCCGGTCCGCCAGCGCGACCATCACCGACGGGTTCACTCCAAGGCCGAGATGGCTTGCGTGGACCACGATGTTCTCACTCGGGTGATCGCCTTCTTCCTGCACGCTCGCGCGCCAGTGGACCACGCCATCGGTCTTGGTCAGGATCGAAGTCGTCGGGACAGGCGGGGCGATGTGAAGCTCGTCGAACTTGCCTCTCTGGATGACCTTGGGCTGCGTCCCGTTAAGCAGTTCGAACAGCCGCTTGGCCGAAGAATGGCCGCGATCGTTGGAAAGCGGGCTGCCGAGGCTCGCGACGAGGCGCACCTTTTCGGGATGAAGCTTGGCAAGTTCACGCGCAAGCACACCGCCGAGGCTCCACCCGATCAGCGACACCTTGCGACCTGAAGTCTTGAAGAGCCGCGTCAGCTGGTTCTCCATCTTCATGACCGTCGCTTCGTTGACGCGCACGTTGCGGCCCGATTCCCACCCATGTGCATCGTAATTGAGATCGGTGAACAGGCGGCGCATCGGCACGGTCGAACGGTTCGAGGCCATGAAGCCGGGCAGGAACATCACTGAATGCCCATCGCCGCGTGGCAGCATCCGCATGGCGGGGAGCGCGGCATAGAAGGCGGCGAATTCGCCCATCGCGCGCCCTTCGGTCAGGGTCCAGAGCCGGTTGGGCGGCTGCGCTGTCCGTAGCTGCGGAGCTCCGGCAAACCCGGATTGGCTGGGGGCGATGCTCGCCATATGTTTTCTCCTGCTTGTGCGCCCGTTATGGTCTTATGCGGTACGCACTTGTTATTGTTATGATCCCGCGAAAACTTGGGTAGTCTCTATTTGGCCGGTTTGCTCTCGATCTTCTTTGTCGTGGGCTTGGGTTTGCGCTTCGCCGTCTTGGCGGTCGAAGTGGTTGCCGCCTTTTTGGCTGGCGCCTTCTTCGCCGGGGCGGCGCGCGTTGTCTTCTTGGCTGCGGGCTTTGCTGCCGTTTTGCGGGCGGGGGCCTTTGCCTTCGGACCCGCGTCCAGCGCCTTTGCCGCGGCCAGCATCTCATCGAAGCTGTCCTGAATGCACTGCGAGTAGAATTCCGGATCGGGCAGGATGTCGCGGCAGGCGGTGAAGCTGATATAGGCCTCATCGACATAGGATTGCACGACATGCGCAAGGCCAAGCCCGTCGGTCAGGCAGATGAGCGAGAGCGCCATGCTCTCCATCCGGGCGCCGCTCGAATAGATGTGAACGGGCGGACCGGGAACATTCGTGACCACCGTGTTGAACGGCATCGCCACCTTGTGAGCGAGGCTAACCCGGCTGAACAATTGCGCGCCCAGTGCCATGTAGAGCAGCGGATTGACCTTGCTCACTTCGGTCATGGTGCGCGCGCCCAATGCGTTGGTCATCGCCTTGGAATTGCTGGTCTGCTTGAAAACGTATTCGAGCCGTTCCTTAGGGTCGGCAATATGCGATCCGAGCGGCGCGATCATGGCTGCGACCTGGTTGCCCATGTCGCCTTTCTCATCGGTAGAGCGCACCGAAATCGGTGCCATCGCGGTCATTGTCGACTTGGGCAGATCGTTCTTGGCAGTAAGATATTTGTTGAGCGCACCGCCCACGACAGCGAGCGCAACGTCGTTGACTTTGGCCTCCGGCAGCAGAGCGCGGATCGACTTGAACTCGCCAAGGTCAAAAGTGCGCCCTTCGATTACGCGGTGCGGTGAAATGCTCTTGTTGAAGCGGGTGCGCGGCGGGACGATGTCGCTCGTCAGCTTGAAATCGCGCGAAACCAAACCCTTGATCGCGCTCGCAACGCCCGGAACCGCCTGCGCTGCAACCTGGGCCTGCTTGAGCGGGTTGAGCAGCGCGTTGAAATAGCTCTTGCCCAGCAGTTCGACCGGGCCGGGGATTTTTTCCGGCTTCCAGTCGTCGGGCTTGTTCGGGGGCGTTGTTGTGGGCGTTGTCGTATGCGTTGCCTCCATCAGGTCGATCCCGCTCATCCCGTCGATCGCGGCGTGATGGACCTTTGTGACGAAAGCGAAGCAACCCTCGGGATAGCCGCGAACATTGTCGAGCCCTTCGACCACGGTAAACTCCCATGGCGGACGGCTGAGATCGAGCGGGCGGGCGTGGATGCGCGCGGCCTGAATGCACAATTGCCGCCAGTCGCCCGGCTTGGGCAGGGCGACGTGACGGACGTGGTATTCAAGATCGAAATTGGGATCCTCGACCCAATAGGGATAATCAAGGTCGAACGGCACGCGGACCAGACGCTGGCGCATGGTGGTGGACAGCTGCAGCCGGTTCTCGATGAAATTCAGGATATCCTTGAAGCGGACAAAGCCGCCGGGCGCGGTTTCCGGATTGTAGATGAGGACGCTGCCGATGTGCATCGGCGAATTCGGTGATTCCATCGCGACGAACGATGAATCCATGCCCTGCAATTGACGCAAGCTGCCTCTCCATCTCCTCGCACGAAGTTGGCGAGGGCTGTCCCATCCGGCCCGTTATCGAGCTCTTTGACGATTGGTAGGCACGTTTCATCTGCGTGACAACCTTACGCGCCCGTGAAGTGGCGCACTTGTCACAATCTGTGAAATTTTATTGCGTTGCTGCTCGATGCCGAAGTTGACGCCAGCGCTCAGGCCAAAGCGTCGCCTGCGGCCACGCCGCTCGCCCAGGCCCACTGGAAGTTGTAGCCGCCAAGCCACCCGGTCACATCGACCGCTTCCCCGATCGCATAAAGGCCGGGGACTTTCTTTGCCTCCATCGTCTTGCTCGACAATTCGGAGGTCGAGATGCCGCCGATGGTGACTTCCGCCTTGGCGAAGCCCTCGGTTCCGCTCGGGGTAAAGCGCCAGTCTGCCAGCTGTTCGCCCGCCTTGCGCAGTTCCTTGTCCGAGACATTGCCAAGCTCGCGCTCAATCCCGATCCGGTCCGCCAGCGCATCGGCGAGCCTGTCGGGCAGGTGTTCGCGAAGCACGCTTTTCACGCTTGCGCGCGGGCGGTCGCGTTTGAGTTCGATCAGCCATTCACCATCGGCTTGCGGGACGAATGTGATCCCGACCTCCTCGCCATGGCGCCAATAGGATGAGATTTGCAGGATGGCCGGGCCCGACAGCCCATTATGCGTGAACAGCGCCGCTTCATCGAAGACCGTCTTGCCCGCGCGAGCCCGCACAGGCGCGGAGACGCCGGACAGCTCGCGAAACAGGACATCGTCGCCGCCCAGCGTGAGCGGGACGAGAGCGGGGCGCGGCTCGACCACCTTGAGGCCGAACTGGCGGGCGAGGTCGTAGGCAAAACCGGTTGCGCCCATTTTCGGGATGGAAGGGCCACCGGTCGCAATGACCAGGGCGGGGGCTGCGTAGTTTTCGCCCGATGCTGATACAGCGAAATCTTCACTGTCCTTCACAACCGCGCTCACATCGGCGTTGCATATGACGTCGACGCTTTCGGGACATTCATCGAGCAACATCTGCACGATCTGCTTGGCCGATCCGTCGCAAAACAGCTGGCCCAGCGTCTTTTCGTGCCACGCAATACCGTGGGCGTCGACAAGGTCGATGAAGTCCTGGGGCGTGTAGCGCGCCAGCGCAGATTTGGCGAAATGCGGATTGGCAGACAGGTAATTCGCAGGCCCGGCGTCGATATTGGTAAAATTGCAGCGCCCGCCGCCCGAAATCAGGATCTTCTTTCCGGGCCGGTCAGCCTTTTCGAGGACCGCCACGCGCTTGCCGGATTGGCCCGCTCTTGCAGCGCACATCAGGCCAGCGGCGCCGGCTCCAAGGATTATGACGTCGTAATGCTTCACCGCCACGCCCGTAGGCGCGTGCGGGGCGCTTGCCAATCGCCGTTAGAGGATAAAGGCGCCAAACGAGGGGAAGCCGACACACCGGGGTTTGGTGCCGACCTCCCCTCTCCCGGGACAAGTGTCAGACCGCGGGAAGCGCGGGCTGAGCAACCGTGACAAGCTTGCCGAGAGTGTTCCACTCCTCGCGCGGGGACCAATTGCGGTTCGCGCCGAGATAGGAGTGGTCGTCAAGCTCAAGCAGTCCGATGATGACTTCGGCTACGATCGTCGCACCTACGGGGCCGAGCGCTTCGCCTTCCTTGTCGCTGCCATTCGCCTCTGCGCGGCCAATCACTTCGGCTTCAGCAAGGAGGTAGAGCCAAAGCGGGATGCCGTCCGCGCCCAGGTCGCCGTTCACGTCCGCTACCTTCTTGACCACTTTCTTGATCGTCGCCTCGTCGCAACCGATGGCCTCTGCAATCTTCTCGCCGCCGGGAAGGAGGAAGGTGTTGCCGCGCAGCAGGTTGCGCGTCGCGAGCGAGTTTTCGGCAGGGGGCGCAATGAAGGGTAGGGCAAGCAGGTCGCCTGCAAGCTTTGTATCGAGCTTTTGCGCGCGTTCGACCGAGCGGTTTTCAGGCGTGAACAGCAATTCGTGCCAGTCGACCACCGCCCTGGGATCGCCCACCGCATCAAAGCCCTGACCCAGCAGCGCCCCGAACAGCTCAAGCGCGCTCTCGCCCTTGCGGGTCTGGACCTTCATCGGGATCATCGAGTGGCCGAAGCGATAGGCGGCGACCGAAAACTCGATCGGGATGAAAGGAGCGGGGCCGCAATAATGCTTGCGACCGCAGCCAAGGATCCGCTCAACAACCGGAACGCCGCACATAGCTGTCAGGAAGTCGTTCACCAGCGCCCACTGGTAATGCCACGTGGTCTGTTGCCGGGCGATTTCATAAAGGTCGTGGCCCTCAAGACCCGTTTCGCCATGAAGCGTGTCGGCTACGTGATTGTGGAACCGGGTGATCGCCAGTTGGATCTGGCTGATGATCCGGTTCTCGTCATTGCGCGGGTCGCCGATGATCGCGCGGCCATTGGGAGCGCGCAGCAAATCGTGCTCGGCAAGGCCTGCCTGACCCGGATTGTCGGCCCCGGTGAGCAGCTTCACGCCGCCAAAGGTGCCGCCATTCTCGTAAAGGTAAGGCTGCGCCTCGGGACCAAGCCCGTAGATGCAATCGAGGTCGAGCGTCGGCGTGCGCACATTGGCGATCTCGCCCGGATTGTCGACGACGGTGTCGAAGGTGGTGCTCGCATCAAGCGTGATGTCATGATCGACGAACTGTCCGAAAAAGATCATGCCGACCGGCACGGTGTCGGTGCGATCGTTCTTCGCGCCGCCATCCATTGGGCCGCCTTTTGCGCCGATGGCAGATAGAATTGCGGGATTGGTGTAGGCCGGGCTGAGATGCGGGAACATCCGACCGAACCGGTCGTCGCGCTGACCGCCTTCGTTTTCGTGGCCGTACTTTTTCACGCTGCAATAGGGGGTGAGCCCCTCCAGCGGTTTCATTCCATGATGGTCGCGGTCAGCCATTATTTGCCCCCTTGTTAGTTAAACAGTAGGCAACCCGTTAGCTTTTTTATATATCGACTCGACTATCTCTTCTTCATGCTACTGTGATTGTATTGATCCGACATTCGGAACAGTGTGCGCTTTACTGTGCTTTAACTGCGGTGAATTACCTTTTCGAAGGGTCCGGGGAAGTGCGAAGGCGCGTCTTCCATCCCCTGCCAAAGCCTACTATCTGTGCGCCCATGTCCAAGACCAAGGCTGGATCTCCCCACGACCCGCGCGGGGCCGGGCGCTTCGATGAAGCTCGCGCGGCCTCCACCGTCGCGCGCGCCCAGCCCAATCTCGAGGCCGGGGTCGAGGCAATCCGCGAGACGGTGAAGACGCTGAAGCCGGTGCCGGGAGTGTACCGAATGTGTGACGCGCGCGGTGACGTGCTTTATGTCGGCAAGGCGCGCAGCCTGAAGGCGCGGGTCGCGAATTACACGCAGATCAATGGGCTGACCACGCGGCTGATGCGGATGGTTTCGCAGTGCCGCAGCATGGAGATCGTCACCACCAATTCAGAAGCCGAGGCGCTGCTCCTGGAAGCGCAATTGATCAAGCGCTTTCGCCCTCCGTTCAACGTGCTGCTGCGCGACGACAAGAGCTTCCCCTTCATTCTGCTGCGCGCCGATCACGAATTTCCGCGCATCCACAAACATCGCGGGGCAAGGCGCGCCAAGGGCAATTACTACGGCCCGTTCGCAAGCGCGGGGAGCGTCAATACGACGCTGAACGCGCTTCAGAAACTGTTCCTGCTGCGAAGCTGCACCGACAGCTTCTTCAGCAACCGCGACCGCCCGTGCCTGCTCTATCAGATCAAGAGGTGCTCTGCCCCGTGTGTCGGACGGATCAGCGGGGATGATTATGACGCGCTGGTCGGGCAGGCGAAGGATTTCCTCGCGGGGAAGTCTTCGCAGGTCCAGGCCGACCTCGAAAAGCAGATGGCGAAGGCCGCCGAAGAGCTCGACTTCGAAACCGCAGCGATCCTGCGCGACAGGCTGCGCGCGGCGACTTTCATTCAAGGATCGCAGGCCATCAATGCCAAGGCCGTTGGCGATGCCGATGTCTTCGCGCTCGCGGCCAAGGGTGGCCAGATCTGCGTGCAGGCCTTCTTTATTCGCGGCGGACAGAATTGGGGGCATCGCGCATTCTTCCCCAGCCATATCAAGGACGTTGAGGAAGATCAGGTCCTCGCGAACGTCATGCTGCAATTCTACGAAGAGGTGCCCCCGCCGCCCATGGTGCTGGTCGACCGCGACCTGCCCGAAGGCGAGTTGATGGAAGCCGCTCTTACCGAGCTTGCCGACAAGAAGGTCCAGATATCCATCCCGCAACGCGGCGACCGGCGCAAGCTGATGGCGCAGGCGAGCCGCAATGCCGTGGACGCTCTCGACCGGCGGCTGGCGGAGACCGGGACCAAGGCCAAGGTCAACCGCGAGCTTGCCGAATTCCTTGAGCTGGGCGAGCCGCCTGAGCGGATCGAAGTTTACGATAACAGCCACATTCAGGGCGCGAAGGCTGTGGGCGCGATGGTGGTCGCCAGCCCCGAAGGCTTCGAGAAATCGCAATATCGCAAGTTCAACATCCGCGAGGCGCAGACCAATGACGATTTCAGCATGATGCGCGAAGTGATGCGACGCCGCTTCCGCAACCTTGCCGAAAATCCCGATGGAGAAAGCGGCAAGAAGAACAGCCACGAGACCATCTGGCCAGACCTCGTCCTGATCGACGGGGGCAAAGGGCAGGTTTCATCGGTGATGGAGGTGCTTGGGGAACTGGGCATCGCGGACGAAGTGGCGGTCGTCGGTATCGCCAAGGGCCCGCATCACGGGCGCGAGGGGCGCGAAGTGTTTCACTTCCCCGATGGCCGCGAAAAGACCCTGCCGACCAATTCGCCGGTCCTGTTCTACGCGCAGCGCCTGCGCGACGAAGTGCACCGCTATGTCATCGGCGCGCACCGTGCAAAGCGGTCCAAGGCGATCACGGCCAGCCCGCTCGACGAAATTCCCGGTATCGGCCCGGCAAGGAAGCGCGCGCTGCTTCTCCATTTCGGGACGGCGTCGAAAGTGCGCGCAGCCGCGCTCGAAGACCTGCAACGCGCACTCGGCGTCAGCGATGCGGTCGCGCGCAAGATCTACGATTTCTATCACGCGGGGGGATAGGGTCTGGCCTGAGACTAGGCGAAGGGACCGCGTGTCGCTCCGCGGCCCCTTCTAACCAATCGCGCAGGCAGCGATGTGCCCGTGCTTTGATCCCCCAAGGCGGACAGTGTGCTACTGTGACCAGCCCGCGTAAACCGCGAATGCGGGTGCCTTGCTCAAGCGATTGAATCGAAGTGGAATCGAAAGCGATACGGCTCAGCGGAGTTGTAACTTTCGTATGCGGAGCCAATCGAACATTGCGCGACTCGCGCGTCCGCAGGGGAGCCGATGGCTGCTTAGGCATGATTTCTCGGACGAATGGCGCTAGGGGTGGTGGATGCAATTGCCTGAAGCCAGGGTCACGGTCGAAACGATCGGCGAAGAGCGCGAGCCGCTTGTCATCATCGACAACTTCACAGGCCAGCCAGAGCGCCTGCGCGATCTGGGATATCGCTCGCAATACTATCCCGCCGGGGTCGATTATCCGGGGCGGCGTGCGCCCGCCGACCCATCCTATCTCGATATCAGGCGCGACCTTATGATGCAGGTCATGACGCGCGTCTTCGGCCTGTCGCGTTCGATCCAGTGCGAGGTCGCCGCATTCTCCATCGTGAGCCTCGCCCCGCACGACCTAAACGCTCGCCAAAGCATTCCGCATCACGATCATTCCGATCCGGGTCGGGTGGCTTTGATGCACTATCTGGACGCGCCTGAGAGCGGCGGCACCGCATTTTACCGCCACCGCCGCACCGGTTTTGAGAGGATCACCCCTGAACGCGAAGCCGCCTATGCAGCCGCACTTGAAGAAGACGACCGCGAATTTGGACCGGTCGAACCGGGATACCCGGCAGGCGACAGCGAGCGTTTCGAACAGATCGGCGCGGTAGAGGCGCAGGTGGACAGGGTCGCGCTTTATCGCGGGCGATGCTTGCATTCCGGCATCATTCCGAACCCTGACGCGCTGAGCGATGATCCGCGTAAAGGGCGGCTGACAGTCAATATGTTCCTTTACGGAACCTGACCCCAGCCGCCCTCGCTTAGCGGCCGAGCAGAATGGGGGTCTGCGGCTCGCTCAGCATCCGGCGGGTCACCCCGCCGAGCAGCATTTCGGCAAGGCGCGAGTGGCCATAAGCGCCCATCACGATCATTCCGCAATCGCGCATCTGGGCTGCCGAAAACAGGGTGTCGGCAATCTTCGCATCGCCTTTGGGAATGGAGATGACCTCGGCCTCGATACCGTGGCGGCTGAGATAGATTGCGGCCTCGGTCGGGGGGAAATCGTAGAAGCTTTTCTCGTTCTTCTCGGCAACGCAGGCGA includes these proteins:
- a CDS encoding DUF6445 family protein, with the protein product MQLPEARVTVETIGEEREPLVIIDNFTGQPERLRDLGYRSQYYPAGVDYPGRRAPADPSYLDIRRDLMMQVMTRVFGLSRSIQCEVAAFSIVSLAPHDLNARQSIPHHDHSDPGRVALMHYLDAPESGGTAFYRHRRTGFERITPEREAAYAAALEEDDREFGPVEPGYPAGDSERFEQIGAVEAQVDRVALYRGRCLHSGIIPNPDALSDDPRKGRLTVNMFLYGT
- a CDS encoding wax ester/triacylglycerol synthase family O-acyltransferase translates to MRQLQGMDSSFVAMESPNSPMHIGSVLIYNPETAPGGFVRFKDILNFIENRLQLSTTMRQRLVRVPFDLDYPYWVEDPNFDLEYHVRHVALPKPGDWRQLCIQAARIHARPLDLSRPPWEFTVVEGLDNVRGYPEGCFAFVTKVHHAAIDGMSGIDLMEATHTTTPTTTPPNKPDDWKPEKIPGPVELLGKSYFNALLNPLKQAQVAAQAVPGVASAIKGLVSRDFKLTSDIVPPRTRFNKSISPHRVIEGRTFDLGEFKSIRALLPEAKVNDVALAVVGGALNKYLTAKNDLPKSTMTAMAPISVRSTDEKGDMGNQVAAMIAPLGSHIADPKERLEYVFKQTSNSKAMTNALGARTMTEVSKVNPLLYMALGAQLFSRVSLAHKVAMPFNTVVTNVPGPPVHIYSSGARMESMALSLICLTDGLGLAHVVQSYVDEAYISFTACRDILPDPEFYSQCIQDSFDEMLAAAKALDAGPKAKAPARKTAAKPAAKKTTRAAPAKKAPAKKAATTSTAKTAKRKPKPTTKKIESKPAK
- a CDS encoding NAD(P)/FAD-dependent oxidoreductase: MCAARAGQSGKRVAVLEKADRPGKKILISGGGRCNFTNIDAGPANYLSANPHFAKSALARYTPQDFIDLVDAHGIAWHEKTLGQLFCDGSAKQIVQMLLDECPESVDVICNADVSAVVKDSEDFAVSASGENYAAPALVIATGGPSIPKMGATGFAYDLARQFGLKVVEPRPALVPLTLGGDDVLFRELSGVSAPVRARAGKTVFDEAALFTHNGLSGPAILQISSYWRHGEEVGITFVPQADGEWLIELKRDRPRASVKSVLREHLPDRLADALADRIGIERELGNVSDKELRKAGEQLADWRFTPSGTEGFAKAEVTIGGISTSELSSKTMEAKKVPGLYAIGEAVDVTGWLGGYNFQWAWASGVAAGDALA
- a CDS encoding heme peroxidase family protein, which translates into the protein MADRDHHGMKPLEGLTPYCSVKKYGHENEGGQRDDRFGRMFPHLSPAYTNPAILSAIGAKGGPMDGGAKNDRTDTVPVGMIFFGQFVDHDITLDASTTFDTVVDNPGEIANVRTPTLDLDCIYGLGPEAQPYLYENGGTFGGVKLLTGADNPGQAGLAEHDLLRAPNGRAIIGDPRNDENRIISQIQLAITRFHNHVADTLHGETGLEGHDLYEIARQQTTWHYQWALVNDFLTAMCGVPVVERILGCGRKHYCGPAPFIPIEFSVAAYRFGHSMIPMKVQTRKGESALELFGALLGQGFDAVGDPRAVVDWHELLFTPENRSVERAQKLDTKLAGDLLALPFIAPPAENSLATRNLLRGNTFLLPGGEKIAEAIGCDEATIKKVVKKVADVNGDLGADGIPLWLYLLAEAEVIGRAEANGSDKEGEALGPVGATIVAEVIIGLLELDDHSYLGANRNWSPREEWNTLGKLVTVAQPALPAV
- the uvrC gene encoding excinuclease ABC subunit UvrC; translated protein: MSKTKAGSPHDPRGAGRFDEARAASTVARAQPNLEAGVEAIRETVKTLKPVPGVYRMCDARGDVLYVGKARSLKARVANYTQINGLTTRLMRMVSQCRSMEIVTTNSEAEALLLEAQLIKRFRPPFNVLLRDDKSFPFILLRADHEFPRIHKHRGARRAKGNYYGPFASAGSVNTTLNALQKLFLLRSCTDSFFSNRDRPCLLYQIKRCSAPCVGRISGDDYDALVGQAKDFLAGKSSQVQADLEKQMAKAAEELDFETAAILRDRLRAATFIQGSQAINAKAVGDADVFALAAKGGQICVQAFFIRGGQNWGHRAFFPSHIKDVEEDQVLANVMLQFYEEVPPPPMVLVDRDLPEGELMEAALTELADKKVQISIPQRGDRRKLMAQASRNAVDALDRRLAETGTKAKVNRELAEFLELGEPPERIEVYDNSHIQGAKAVGAMVVASPEGFEKSQYRKFNIREAQTNDDFSMMREVMRRRFRNLAENPDGESGKKNSHETIWPDLVLIDGGKGQVSSVMEVLGELGIADEVAVVGIAKGPHHGREGREVFHFPDGREKTLPTNSPVLFYAQRLRDEVHRYVIGAHRAKRSKAITASPLDEIPGIGPARKRALLLHFGTASKVRAAALEDLQRALGVSDAVARKIYDFYHAGG
- a CDS encoding triacylglycerol lipase — its product is MASIAPSQSGFAGAPQLRTAQPPNRLWTLTEGRAMGEFAAFYAALPAMRMLPRGDGHSVMFLPGFMASNRSTVPMRRLFTDLNYDAHGWESGRNVRVNEATVMKMENQLTRLFKTSGRKVSLIGWSLGGVLARELAKLHPEKVRLVASLGSPLSNDRGHSSAKRLFELLNGTQPKVIQRGKFDELHIAPPVPTTSILTKTDGVVHWRASVQEEGDHPSENIVVHASHLGLGVNPSVMVALADRLSQNEGGWQPFSPSLFQRWLFPKLSVN